From the Diospyros lotus cultivar Yz01 chromosome 13, ASM1463336v1, whole genome shotgun sequence genome, one window contains:
- the LOC127788085 gene encoding uncharacterized protein LOC127788085, translated as MVFQQSGESLKDYIERFRCKVNNVESPSDESILIAISVGLRKDGKLYKSIYKSPIRDLGEFYERAAKEDRIFATERNKEDFGRPNPLRTPDKYRSKSKFCAYHNEAGHTTSECWVLKDTIEELIRRGRLWISNISHERYVREASHLLLVGDGSQEGSSNKAKMALDDIFFTKSDSKDVHWPHNDAFVVRARIGNIEVQKIMVDTGSLINVMYRGCFDQMGLGPDQLIASPEPLYGFTGNAVIPKGCIKLSLTVGESSLQATAKADFLIINSPSIYNVVMGEEKKIGSSIFFSFSISSSNYYMSKMIDV; from the exons ATGGTGTTCCAACAGTCTGGCGAATCTTTGAAAGATTATATAGAAAGGTTCAGGTGCAAAGTGAATAATGTGGAGAGCCCCTCCGATGAAAGTATCCTGATCGCGATCTCCGTCGGGCTTCGAAAGGATGGGAAGCTTTACAAAAGCATTTACAAGTCCCCAATAAGAGACCTCGGCGAGTTTTATGAGCGAGCTGCAAAGGAG GACAGGATCTTTGCCACGGAGCGCAACAAGGAAGACTTTGGAAGGCCTAACCCTCTAAGGACTCCCGACAAATACAGAAGCAAGAGCAAATTCTGTGCCTATCACAACGAGGCAGGGCACACCACCTCCGAGTGTTGGGTGCTAAAGGACACGATTGAAGAACTAATCAGGAGGGGTCGGCTAT GGATTTCTAACATATCACACGAACGGTATGTTAGGGAAGCCAGTCACCTTCTTCTCGTTGGGGATGGCAGCCAGGAAGGATCCTCCAACAAAGCCAAAATGGCTTTAGATGATATCTTTTTCACCAAGAGTGATTCCAAGGACGTGCACTGGCCGCACAATGATGCCTTCGTAGTCCGAGCTAGGATTGGCAACATAGAGGTGCAAAAGATCATGGTGGACACGGGTAGCTTAATAAACGTCATGTACAGGGGATGTTTTGACCAAATGGGACTAGGGCCAGACCAGCTGATAGCCTCTCCAGAGCCGCTGTATGGATTCACTGGCAATGCAGTAATCCCGAAAGGATGTATAAAACTCTCACTAACAGTTGGGGAATCAAGCCTCCAGGCCACAGCAAAGGCAGATTTCCTTATCATTAATAGTCCTTCCATATACAACGTCGTCATGGGGGAAGAGAAAAAGATTGGTTCTTcaatctttttctctttttctatctcCTCCTCAAATTACTATATGTCAAAAATGATAGATGTCTAA